From the genome of Spirosomataceae bacterium TFI 002, one region includes:
- a CDS encoding Peptidase family M28: MKRKNLIFYFALCSLSIVSCRNNDSATEQTEVASFVNSPAPQVDGVTILDKVQAQVDFGPRVPGTAAHKACGDWIEAEMKKLGLDVQSQNFPAVTYLGNPFTGRNIIASSNPSATKRIMLSAHWDSRAFGDQDDERKNEPILAANDAASGVAVMIEIAQAIAKDSSQLNFGIDYIFFDAEDMGPPADYGGKVQNDYSGFCLGSDYWSQNPHVENYTAFYGILLDMVGAKGAKFKKEGVSMQSAPSVQANIWNTAASLGYGSIFVNQKGPEITDDHWPVIKNRKIPMVDIIDLQAGPNNGTFFNGWHTHDDNMDAMDASILKAVTQTVIQVLYNENAK; this comes from the coding sequence ATGAAACGTAAAAATCTTATTTTTTATTTTGCACTTTGTAGTCTTTCCATTGTTTCTTGTCGAAATAATGATTCTGCAACAGAGCAAACTGAGGTTGCCAGCTTTGTAAATTCACCAGCTCCACAAGTTGATGGAGTTACTATTTTGGACAAAGTTCAAGCTCAAGTAGATTTTGGACCTAGAGTGCCGGGAACAGCAGCTCATAAGGCTTGTGGGGATTGGATAGAAGCCGAAATGAAAAAATTAGGGTTGGATGTTCAAAGTCAAAACTTTCCAGCAGTTACCTATTTGGGGAATCCTTTTACAGGTAGAAATATCATTGCCTCAAGTAATCCAAGTGCCACAAAACGAATAATGCTAAGTGCCCATTGGGATTCTAGGGCTTTTGGTGATCAAGATGATGAGCGTAAAAATGAACCTATCCTTGCTGCAAATGATGCGGCAAGTGGAGTGGCTGTGATGATAGAAATTGCTCAAGCTATTGCGAAAGATTCCTCTCAACTGAACTTTGGAATTGATTACATATTCTTTGACGCCGAAGATATGGGTCCACCGGCAGATTACGGTGGGAAAGTACAAAATGACTATTCTGGATTTTGTTTAGGGTCAGATTATTGGAGCCAAAATCCTCATGTTGAGAATTACACTGCGTTTTATGGAATACTGCTAGATATGGTAGGTGCGAAAGGAGCGAAGTTTAAAAAAGAAGGTGTATCAATGCAATCTGCACCGAGCGTGCAAGCCAATATTTGGAATACAGCTGCGAGTTTAGGGTATGGAAGTATATTTGTAAACCAAAAAGGACCAGAAATAACTGATGACCACTGGCCAGTTATTAAGAATAGAAAAATCCCTATGGTGGATATTATCGATCTTCAAGCTGGACCAAATAATGGTACATTTTTTAATGGATGGCATACACATGACGACAATATGGATGCAATGGATGCGAGTATTTTAAAAGCAGTAACTCAAACAGTCATTCAAGTTCTTTATAACGAAAACGCCAAATAA
- a CDS encoding DNA-binding transcriptional response regulator, NtrC family, contains REC, AAA-type ATPase, and a Fis-type DNA-binding domains, with protein MSKILVIDDEKSIRDALRDILEYEGYQVDEAKDGQEGLEMVLNTMYDVALCDIKMPKMDGLDVLLKAKEEGVITQFVMVSAFGNVENAVEATKRGAFDFITKPPDLNRLLVTVRNAIEKSNDVEVIKTLKKRVYKLNEIVGESDAILKVKQTIDRVAPTEARVLVTGPNGSGKEMVAKQIHEKSNRLKKPLIEVNCAAIPSELIESELFGHEKGAFTSAIKQRIGKFEQADNGTLFLDEIGDMSLSAQAKVLRALQEGKITRVGGEKEIKVNVRVIAATNKDLKQAIADNLFREDLFHRLNVIPIHVASLADRRDDIPLLCDKFLQDVSEDYGDTPKTFSADAMKYMQGLPWTGNVRELRNVVERLVIMCGESISLDDVKLYAGLGV; from the coding sequence ATGTCAAAAATTTTAGTAATAGACGATGAAAAAAGTATCCGTGATGCCCTGCGGGACATTCTAGAGTACGAAGGATACCAAGTAGATGAAGCCAAAGATGGTCAGGAAGGATTAGAAATGGTGTTAAATACCATGTATGACGTAGCTTTGTGCGACATAAAAATGCCCAAAATGGATGGACTTGATGTTCTCCTAAAAGCTAAAGAAGAAGGCGTAATCACTCAATTCGTGATGGTATCGGCTTTTGGCAATGTAGAAAACGCGGTTGAAGCGACTAAGCGTGGAGCATTTGATTTTATAACTAAGCCACCTGATTTAAATAGATTACTTGTAACAGTTCGCAATGCGATTGAGAAAAGTAATGATGTAGAAGTTATAAAAACACTCAAGAAGCGAGTTTACAAGCTGAATGAGATCGTGGGTGAGTCTGATGCTATACTTAAAGTAAAGCAAACAATAGATAGAGTTGCACCTACGGAGGCTAGAGTTCTTGTTACTGGGCCAAATGGTTCTGGTAAGGAAATGGTAGCTAAACAAATTCACGAGAAAAGTAATAGACTTAAGAAGCCACTTATTGAAGTAAACTGTGCGGCGATTCCATCAGAACTCATCGAAAGTGAGTTGTTTGGGCATGAGAAAGGTGCATTTACCTCAGCAATTAAGCAGCGAATTGGGAAGTTTGAACAAGCGGATAATGGAACCCTTTTCTTAGATGAAATTGGTGACATGAGTCTTTCTGCACAAGCCAAAGTGCTACGTGCCCTACAAGAAGGTAAGATCACCAGAGTAGGAGGAGAGAAAGAAATTAAAGTGAATGTTCGTGTAATTGCAGCGACAAATAAAGACTTGAAGCAAGCAATTGCTGACAATCTATTTAGAGAAGATTTATTCCATAGATTGAATGTAATTCCTATCCACGTAGCTTCTCTTGCAGATCGTCGTGATGATATTCCATTATTGTGCGATAAGTTCTTACAAGACGTGTCTGAGGATTACGGTGATACTCCTAAAACTTTCTCAGCAGATGCAATGAAATACATGCAAGGACTTCCTTGGACAGGTAATGTACGTGAACTGCGTAACGTTGTAGAGCGATTAGTTATCATGTGTGGAGAAAGCATCAGTCTAGACGATGTGAAGCTTTACGCTGGACTAGGCGTATAA
- a CDS encoding Peptidase family C25, whose amino-acid sequence MAKKHHIFLIAFLCLGLSFNALSQQSNWLKISIPKTGIYKLTAKDISAKGFKIKDIDPSKVEFLSSEGNELPQIKGFNIDNSLTQIPTLFSGNKGKLGNKDYFLFYAEGSYENKENLNTHHYDKNNYVFVNLNGSARKEIEKHNTTSVNSEELTEVKYKHRFEVERYNLVNSGREWFGDFISSEYFQNLPIEGKSKNSPIQLRIRLVSTASSLNNMKLFAQNEAVGEIPLAISLYNRNDPYDRYNRVGNVVEKEFEINTESDKLNLRFELEKSQRSSDGAYLDWYEIEYAKKANFYNDQLLGTVNVKPGNTYTLNISGSGQVWDISNSLNPKVLDSNNPSFVASKESTSLSFFTEKNALTSPSIEKVEIADPNLKVVPDLLIVSPRAFYKAAESLAQYRRTSDSLNAQVVTVEDIYNYYSGGKMDPTAIRDFVKNTWNNDPAKLKYLLLFGDANFDFKNNRELSYIDNNYFIPAYQSRESLEPIYSFSSDDYFGFLENGMGEWPEGTSINNSYISSTDTTHKLNIGIGRLPIRNLVEAYDIVNKIINYETSKSTLGPWRNKITFVADDGDFNRHLRDAEQFSDQLKVLKSNLNIDKLYLDAFPQNATDLGFRSPDAAKALDNSIEQGTLIVNFNGHGSENGWTDEKLLTLDQIFRWKNKNRLPIFFTATCEYGRYDNPSKVSGAELSLLNKNNGAIALLTTTRPVFSSTNFRINKAFYEELENPENRRLGDIIKNTKNKSIAGVINRNFALLGDPALKIPKPERKVFVTQINGKSDSAVIFQQQKATFKGEVSDENFSGKIHGRFYDQVSNIETLGEASSKTAYEAYSNVLFEGITDVTSGKYEFEFYVPKNTITGEKTGTAYFYAVNADSTQEFVGKYEGYSILKSVETINQDQEGPIVSINTDNKATLSFIINDESGINLSTTGQRTAISLTINDTLTYELKNYYQALNGFKNGRIDFPLPLLGSGQHTIQLKLRDVYNNETLESFLLMNASEKLALSQELAFPNPASDIITFRFQHNKIGEDLEMYLKLFDFNGRVIASDNRQCYICDPIVEIGMNLEPYQLLNGAYFYQIVTSNLNSGETSKTGGKIIFWK is encoded by the coding sequence TTGGCGAAAAAACACCACATATTTCTTATAGCTTTTTTATGTTTAGGGCTTTCCTTTAACGCTCTAAGTCAACAGTCTAACTGGCTTAAAATTTCCATACCCAAAACTGGAATTTATAAGCTTACAGCGAAAGATATCTCTGCAAAAGGTTTTAAAATAAAGGATATTGACCCTTCTAAAGTTGAGTTTCTTAGTAGTGAAGGCAATGAATTACCTCAAATTAAAGGATTTAACATAGACAATTCACTTACACAAATACCAACATTATTCTCAGGAAATAAAGGTAAACTTGGTAATAAAGACTATTTCCTCTTCTATGCAGAAGGCAGTTATGAAAACAAGGAGAACTTAAATACTCATCACTACGATAAGAATAATTATGTCTTTGTAAATCTAAATGGTTCGGCTAGAAAAGAAATAGAAAAACATAACACCACCTCTGTCAATTCTGAAGAATTGACAGAGGTGAAATACAAACATCGTTTTGAGGTAGAAAGGTACAACCTCGTTAATAGTGGTAGAGAATGGTTTGGAGATTTTATATCGAGTGAATACTTTCAAAATCTACCCATTGAAGGAAAATCTAAAAACAGCCCAATTCAATTGAGAATTAGGCTAGTCTCCACCGCTAGTTCATTAAACAACATGAAGCTTTTTGCTCAAAATGAAGCAGTGGGCGAAATTCCATTGGCAATCTCACTTTATAATAGAAATGACCCGTATGATCGTTATAATAGGGTTGGCAATGTTGTAGAAAAAGAATTTGAAATAAATACTGAATCAGACAAACTAAACCTACGGTTCGAACTCGAAAAAAGCCAAAGATCTTCCGATGGGGCTTATTTAGATTGGTATGAAATTGAATATGCAAAAAAGGCAAACTTCTACAATGACCAACTATTAGGAACTGTCAATGTTAAACCAGGAAATACTTACACATTAAATATAAGTGGATCAGGACAAGTTTGGGATATTAGCAATTCGCTAAATCCTAAAGTCTTGGACAGCAACAATCCAAGCTTTGTAGCTTCGAAAGAAAGCACTTCTCTATCTTTTTTTACAGAAAAAAATGCACTTACAAGTCCAAGCATTGAAAAAGTGGAAATTGCCGATCCAAACTTAAAAGTTGTTCCAGATCTACTTATTGTTTCTCCTCGAGCTTTTTATAAAGCAGCTGAAAGTTTGGCACAATACAGACGCACATCCGACTCACTGAATGCACAGGTTGTAACCGTAGAAGATATATACAACTACTATAGCGGTGGAAAAATGGATCCTACGGCGATTAGGGATTTTGTCAAAAATACGTGGAACAATGACCCAGCTAAACTCAAATACCTATTACTCTTTGGTGACGCAAATTTTGATTTTAAAAACAACCGTGAATTATCATACATTGATAACAACTATTTTATTCCCGCTTACCAAAGTAGAGAGTCATTAGAGCCGATATATAGCTTTTCATCCGACGATTATTTCGGCTTTCTTGAAAATGGAATGGGAGAATGGCCAGAAGGCACATCCATTAACAATAGTTACATATCTAGTACAGATACTACCCACAAACTCAACATTGGAATTGGTAGATTACCTATTCGAAATCTAGTAGAGGCTTATGATATCGTTAATAAGATCATCAACTACGAAACTAGTAAATCCACCTTAGGACCCTGGAGAAACAAAATAACTTTCGTTGCGGACGATGGCGACTTTAATAGACACTTGCGAGATGCTGAACAATTTAGCGACCAACTCAAAGTTCTTAAAAGTAATCTTAACATAGATAAACTCTACCTCGACGCATTTCCGCAAAACGCCACAGACTTGGGTTTCCGTAGCCCAGATGCTGCTAAAGCACTTGACAATTCCATAGAGCAAGGAACCTTAATAGTAAATTTTAATGGACATGGCAGCGAAAATGGCTGGACAGACGAAAAGTTGTTGACTTTGGATCAAATATTCAGGTGGAAAAACAAAAACAGACTTCCCATCTTTTTTACGGCAACATGCGAATACGGACGATACGACAATCCATCAAAAGTATCAGGTGCTGAACTTTCACTTTTGAATAAAAACAACGGAGCCATCGCATTACTAACAACTACAAGACCTGTTTTCTCAAGTACCAACTTTAGAATTAATAAAGCCTTTTATGAAGAACTAGAAAATCCCGAAAATAGAAGGCTTGGAGATATCATCAAAAACACAAAAAACAAATCTATTGCAGGTGTAATAAATAGAAACTTCGCACTTTTAGGAGACCCGGCATTAAAAATCCCCAAACCTGAAAGAAAAGTATTCGTTACACAGATAAATGGAAAAAGTGATAGTGCCGTAATTTTCCAACAACAAAAAGCGACTTTCAAAGGTGAGGTAAGTGATGAAAACTTTTCTGGTAAAATACACGGGAGGTTTTATGATCAAGTCAGTAATATTGAAACTCTAGGCGAAGCATCTTCTAAAACAGCGTATGAAGCTTACAGTAATGTACTTTTTGAAGGAATTACAGACGTGACTAGCGGAAAATATGAGTTTGAGTTTTATGTCCCCAAAAACACAATCACAGGTGAGAAAACTGGCACTGCATATTTTTATGCTGTGAATGCCGACAGCACTCAAGAGTTCGTAGGTAAATATGAAGGGTATAGTATATTAAAGTCAGTGGAAACGATAAACCAAGATCAAGAAGGCCCTATTGTTTCCATTAATACCGACAACAAAGCTACCCTATCCTTTATAATTAATGACGAAAGTGGCATTAACCTAAGTACAACAGGACAAAGGACCGCAATTAGTCTTACGATCAATGATACATTAACTTACGAGCTTAAGAATTACTACCAAGCACTAAATGGATTCAAAAATGGTAGGATTGATTTCCCTTTACCGCTTCTAGGTTCTGGACAGCATACCATTCAATTGAAACTCCGTGATGTTTATAATAACGAAACCTTAGAGTCGTTTTTACTCATGAATGCAAGTGAGAAGCTTGCATTATCACAGGAGTTGGCCTTTCCAAACCCTGCGAGTGATATTATCACATTCAGATTTCAACACAACAAAATAGGCGAAGATTTAGAAATGTATCTCAAATTATTCGATTTCAATGGTAGAGTAATAGCAAGTGATAATAGACAATGTTATATTTGTGACCCCATTGTAGAAATTGGTATGAATCTTGAACCTTACCAATTATTAAATGGAGCATATTTTTACCAAATTGTAACTTCAAATTTGAATTCTGGTGAAACCAGCAAGACAGGTGGCAAAATCATATTTTGGAAATAA
- a CDS encoding N-acetylmuramoyl-L-alanine amidase, which translates to MKKLSTIVLFLTLFVGLTSFEDKPTNNAAIRYISYSIFGEKYAKTPIIDTQLKGHVYYIVSGHGGPDPGAMTKKDGVWISEDEYAYDVSLRLARNLISHSAKVYMITRDENDGIRDLELLPMDKDETVWGGKAMPLNQKARLKQRSDAINQLYHENKSKGYSTQRTIVTHVDSRYESKKIDIFFYHNQNSSEGRNLAKHMYKTIKTEYDEHQKGRGYTGEVGTRNLWMLRETIPPTVFIELGNITNDFDQKRLLLHNNRQAIANWLSQGVVTF; encoded by the coding sequence ATGAAAAAATTATCTACGATCGTTCTTTTTTTAACTCTTTTCGTCGGCCTTACTTCTTTCGAAGACAAACCTACCAATAATGCTGCAATACGCTATATAAGCTATTCAATATTTGGAGAAAAATATGCAAAAACTCCTATCATTGATACGCAGTTAAAAGGACATGTTTATTACATAGTAAGCGGACATGGCGGGCCAGATCCAGGAGCAATGACAAAAAAAGATGGTGTATGGATCAGCGAAGATGAATATGCTTACGATGTAAGTTTGAGACTAGCTAGAAACTTAATAAGCCACAGTGCTAAGGTTTATATGATAACTCGTGACGAAAACGATGGTATCAGAGATTTGGAATTATTACCAATGGATAAAGACGAGACTGTGTGGGGTGGAAAAGCAATGCCATTGAATCAAAAAGCAAGACTAAAGCAAAGATCAGACGCTATCAACCAACTATATCATGAAAACAAGTCTAAAGGTTATAGCACTCAAAGAACAATTGTAACTCACGTAGATTCACGCTACGAAAGCAAAAAAATAGATATCTTCTTTTATCATAACCAGAATAGCTCTGAAGGCAGAAACCTAGCTAAGCACATGTATAAGACAATCAAAACTGAATATGATGAGCATCAAAAAGGTAGAGGTTATACTGGAGAAGTAGGCACAAGGAATTTATGGATGTTGAGAGAGACTATTCCTCCAACAGTTTTTATAGAATTGGGAAATATCACAAACGATTTTGACCAAAAAAGACTCTTATTGCACAACAACAGACAAGCTATTGCGAATTGGCTTTCTCAAGGGGTTGTGACCTTCTAA
- a CDS encoding Uncharacterized membrane protein YgdD, TMEM256/DUF423 family, producing the protein MGKIFSIFGAVYGMLGVILGAFGAHALAKMLTESNRLDTYHTAVKYQFIHALLLILIGILYRSNKTKSLKLSGITAILGVLIFSGSLYTICFTGINVFGAVAPIGGSLLVASWAFLTFHFYKNY; encoded by the coding sequence ATGGGTAAAATATTTTCAATCTTCGGGGCGGTTTATGGCATGTTGGGAGTGATCCTTGGAGCTTTTGGTGCACATGCATTAGCTAAAATGCTTACAGAATCCAATAGGCTAGATACTTACCACACTGCTGTTAAGTATCAATTCATCCATGCTTTATTATTGATACTAATAGGTATACTCTATCGTAGCAATAAAACCAAATCATTAAAGTTGAGCGGTATTACAGCAATATTGGGTGTTTTAATATTTAGTGGTTCACTATATACCATATGCTTTACTGGTATAAATGTATTTGGAGCGGTTGCACCTATAGGAGGCTCACTCCTTGTGGCTTCTTGGGCCTTTTTGACTTTCCATTTTTACAAAAACTATTGA
- a CDS encoding cysteinyl-tRNA synthetase produces MQGVPLHLNSISRDLGMQQAIKLYNTLTKKKEDFIPLSPGFVGMYVCGPTVYSNAHLGNVRTFLTFDVLNRYFLAIGYKVRYVRNITDVGHLVGDADEGEDKIGKIAKLQQIEPMEVVHKYTQDFHWVLDQFNFLPPSIEPTATGHMVEQIEAVKSLIEKGLAYESNGSVYFDINKFNANGGNYGKLSGRILEDLLTETRELDGQSEKRNSLDFAIWKNASPEHLMRWPSPWGMGFPGWHLECTCMSTKYLGEQFDIHGGGMDLKFPHHECEIAQGEGLTGKSPVRYWMHSNMLTVNGQKMSKSLGNSFLPGELFKGEHELLDQPYSPMTVRFFMLQSQYRSTLDFSNDALKGSQKAYKRLMNGLRVSKMLVFEDSEVALDQKKIDDINAAISGFYDAMNDDLNTAVAIANLFTMLKYVNMLYMKQIEPAALGKDVFDNLIGKYSEFFEDILGLKVESTGDDESVLNGLLSIYKEYKHVKNYDKVDEIRSYFKANGMVIRDLKHRIDWAWEE; encoded by the coding sequence ATGCAAGGTGTACCTTTGCACCTCAATTCAATCTCAAGAGATTTAGGAATGCAACAAGCAATCAAGCTTTACAATACACTTACTAAGAAAAAAGAAGATTTTATACCGCTTTCGCCAGGCTTTGTAGGAATGTATGTCTGTGGACCCACAGTTTACAGTAATGCTCACCTCGGTAATGTGCGTACTTTTTTAACTTTCGATGTACTCAATAGGTATTTCCTAGCAATTGGGTACAAGGTTAGATATGTAAGAAATATCACTGATGTAGGTCACCTTGTAGGCGATGCGGACGAAGGTGAAGACAAGATTGGGAAAATTGCGAAGCTCCAGCAGATTGAACCCATGGAAGTGGTTCATAAGTATACTCAAGATTTCCACTGGGTTCTTGATCAATTTAACTTTTTGCCTCCGAGCATTGAGCCCACAGCAACTGGTCACATGGTTGAGCAAATAGAAGCAGTGAAGTCGCTCATAGAAAAAGGTTTAGCATATGAGTCTAACGGTTCGGTGTATTTCGATATCAATAAGTTTAATGCTAATGGTGGCAATTACGGAAAGCTTTCGGGTAGAATACTTGAAGACTTATTGACCGAAACTAGAGAATTGGATGGTCAAAGCGAAAAACGTAACTCACTTGACTTTGCAATTTGGAAAAATGCATCACCAGAGCATTTGATGCGATGGCCTAGCCCATGGGGTATGGGTTTTCCGGGGTGGCACTTGGAGTGTACTTGTATGAGTACAAAATATTTAGGAGAGCAATTTGATATTCACGGTGGTGGAATGGACCTAAAGTTTCCACATCATGAGTGTGAGATAGCACAAGGAGAAGGTCTTACTGGGAAGTCACCCGTGAGGTATTGGATGCATAGCAATATGCTTACAGTAAATGGACAAAAGATGTCTAAGTCGCTAGGAAATAGCTTTTTGCCTGGTGAGTTATTTAAAGGAGAACACGAATTGCTAGATCAACCATATAGCCCTATGACTGTAAGGTTTTTTATGTTGCAATCTCAATACAGAAGTACACTTGACTTTTCTAATGATGCCCTTAAAGGTTCACAGAAAGCCTACAAAAGGTTGATGAATGGCCTAAGGGTTTCCAAAATGCTTGTATTTGAAGACAGTGAAGTAGCACTAGATCAAAAGAAAATTGATGATATCAATGCTGCGATCAGTGGTTTTTACGATGCCATGAATGATGATCTTAATACTGCAGTGGCAATTGCAAACCTTTTCACGATGCTTAAGTATGTGAATATGCTTTACATGAAGCAGATAGAGCCAGCTGCTCTAGGTAAAGATGTTTTCGATAATTTGATTGGGAAGTATAGTGAGTTTTTTGAAGATATACTTGGTCTCAAAGTTGAATCTACTGGAGATGATGAATCGGTATTAAACGGCCTTCTGTCAATTTACAAAGAATATAAGCATGTCAAAAACTACGATAAAGTAGATGAGATTAGGTCATATTTCAAGGCTAATGGAATGGTGATTCGAGATCTTAAACACAGAATTGACTGGGCTTGGGAAGAATAA
- a CDS encoding SprT-like family protein (manually curated), with protein sequence MDSSSIEKFKSILSPKVPATALSYCTQLWLSHPFDFKISKTRNTCLGNYRFYQGKHAISINHDLNPYNFLITYIHEVAHMHVKLKNYRKPMPHGKEWKFHFQELMIPMLKEEIFPLEVLKALSKHMINPKASSTRDPLLLKSLRQFDDSKTDFLTIGEIENDVVFNFRNRIFQKKETRRTRALCLCLETKQKYTISLAAQIELVAVG encoded by the coding sequence TTGGATTCATCAAGCATAGAAAAATTTAAGTCAATACTTAGCCCCAAAGTACCTGCAACAGCTCTGAGCTATTGTACACAACTTTGGCTTAGCCATCCATTTGATTTCAAAATCTCAAAAACTAGAAATACTTGTCTCGGCAATTATAGATTCTATCAGGGGAAACATGCAATCTCTATAAACCATGACCTCAACCCCTATAATTTCCTCATCACCTACATTCACGAAGTGGCTCACATGCACGTGAAGCTCAAAAACTACAGAAAACCAATGCCCCATGGCAAGGAGTGGAAATTCCATTTTCAGGAATTAATGATTCCTATGCTAAAAGAGGAAATCTTCCCTTTGGAAGTGTTGAAGGCACTTTCTAAACACATGATAAACCCCAAAGCTTCCTCTACAAGAGATCCACTTCTTTTAAAATCATTGAGGCAATTTGATGATTCCAAAACTGATTTCCTTACAATAGGAGAAATTGAAAACGATGTTGTTTTCAATTTTAGGAATCGTATTTTTCAAAAAAAAGAAACTCGACGCACAAGAGCACTCTGCCTTTGCTTGGAAACCAAACAAAAGTATACCATATCACTTGCAGCTCAAATCGAGCTTGTAGCCGTCGGATAA